Genomic segment of Acidimicrobiia bacterium:
CTCCTGCTTCCTTCAGACTCGGAATGAGGTCAGGGAGGTCGCTGCGCGGCACGGCTGCCTTGACAGCGAGGGCGTCACCGCCGTGGAGTGGGGCAACGGTCGGTTCGCGCATCGCGGGGAGAATCCGGAACAGCGCCTCTGACATCTCGACGGCAATGTTGAGTTCGACCATCGCCCGGGTCCTTGCCTCCAGGACCGACCGGATGCTGAGCACCAGCCCCTCGATGGTTTGCTTCTTTGCGGGGTCGGCCATGGCCTCACGACTCGCGTAGAGCCTCGTCGACGAATCCATGACGAGATCGATCACGACGAGCCGGTGCTCGGACAGGGTCTCGCCGGTTGCACTGATGTCGACGATGACATCGGCATCCTCAGGGGGAAAGACCTCGGTTGCACCGTATGAGCGGATGATGTCGGCATCGATGCCGCGTCGTGTGACCCACTCGGTGGTGAGCCGTGTGAGTTCAGACGCGACGACAAGCCTGCGGTCGGGCAGGACCCCGTCGTCGAGGAGGTCGCGCGGTGCAGCGGCAACGACCTGGACGGGGTCGAGGCCGGTGTCGATGAGCTCAACGAGGTCTGCCTGCTTTTCCGCGACCCAATCTGCGCCCGCGAATCCGACATCGCGGGTTCCGGCTGCGAGCATCTCGACGATGTTCTGTGGCTTCAGCAGTTTGGCCTCAAGCCACGGCACGGAAGGGATCGGGCGATACCCGCGAGGGCCCGACCGGAGGCTGATCCCGGCGTCGGCGAGCAACGCCCGCACGCTGTCCTCCGTACGGCCCTTCGGCAAGGCGAAACGAACGGTGTCTGGGGTTTTCGGTTTGACGATCAACGGGAGTCCTTTCCCGCCGATCCGTTCGGCCGTGTGATCCGGGGGCCCGATGGGCAACAGGAACGCCGACCGCTGCGGGTCGGCGTGTGGGTTCTGCTCTCCTCAGGCGTCCACCATCAACCGACCACCGATGGGTGGTGGTGATGATGCGCGTGGACGGTCTGGATCTGCATGGACCTACAACGCTAGCACGCCTTTGCCCTGCTGTGTCAATTCCGTTCGCCGCGCTGGGCCCCGAGTTCGTCGATTGCCGTGTGCGGCACCTTGAGGTCTCCGAGGCCGACACCGATCCGGAAGTCGCGGGCACGGTCACCGTGGTAGTCAGAGCCCCCGGTCGCGGCGAGGCCGAGGGAGTGTGCGAGTTCGGTGAGGTGTTCGCGTAGGTCCCGGGTATGGGACGCGTGGTGAGCTTCGATTCCCCCGAGGCCAGCATCGGCGAGTTCGCGGAAAAGGCGTTCGTACTCGGCGGCGCCGAGGGGAATCGTCAAGGGGTGAGCAACGACGGGGACGCCGCCACTGCGGCGCGCAAGCTCGATGGCGTCCGTGGCGGTTAGGCGTATCCGCTCGACATACGCAAGTCCGCCGTCGCCGAGGACCCGCTCGAAGACCTCATCGCGACTGTGGAACGCTCCGGTCTCGATGAGGGCATCTGCGATGTGGGGCCGGCCGATCGACTTCCCTTTCGCCCATCGGCGCACATCGTCGATCCCGATCGTGTACCCGAGGCCGTTGAGCCGTGCGATGATCTCGTCGTTGCGTTCGTGCCTGCCGGCCCTGAGCCAGGCGAGCTTGGATTGGAGCGGCCCCGGTTCGTCATCGACGAAGTAGACGAGCATGTGCATCTTGGTGCCATTGTGTTCAACGGAGAGTTCGGTTCCGGGTATGAAATCGATCCCGAGTCGGTTGGCCGCAGAGCGAGCCTCGCCGAGACCATCGAGGACATCGTGGTCGACCAAGGCAATGGCGGACGCACCGCACGATGCCGCGAGCTCCACGAGCTGTTCCGGCGAGTCGGTCCCGTCGGATCTGGTGGAATGGAGGTGGAGATCGATCAGTCCACTCAACCGAAGAAGACCTTGAGCGCAATGAGCGCGATCGCAAAGATGACGGTGTACCCCGCATAGCGCTTGAGCACATCGATGCGATGCTGCTTGCGGCCGGCTTTGGCCTGCTCTTCCTTCTTCAGTTCACGGTTCGCCCGCTGCCGTTCGCGTTTGTCGGTGGCCATGCATGTGATTGTACCGACTGACGGTGATCGATTCCGTGGGAGCATGGGACATCGAACCGGGCACCTACACTCGCGCCGCATGACCCTTGTAGTCCAGAAGTTCGGCGGAACTTCGCTCGCCGACGCAGGCCGCATCAGGAGCGTGGCGCACCGCGTGGTCGACACGGTTCGATCCGGACATGCGGTGGTCGCGGTGGTGAGCGCAATGGGCAGCCAAACCGACGATCTGCTGACGCTTGCGTCAGAGGTATCCGATCGCTCGCATCCACGGGAGCTCGACATGCTCCTGACGGCAGGCGAACGCGTCACGATGTCCCTCGTGGCGATGGCGATCCAGGATCTCGATGTCCCCGCGACCTCGCTCACGGGCTCCCAAGCGGGAATCCTCACCACCGGCCGACACGGAAGAGCCGAGATCGTCGAGATCAAAGCAGACCGGGTGCGTGGTGCGCTCGACGAGGGCAAGGTGGTCATCGTTGCGGGCTTCCAAGGCGTGAACCCCGATTCGAGGGATGTGACGACGCTCGGCCGTGGAGGGTCGGACGCAACCGCCGTCGCTCTCGCCGCGGCTCTCAAAGCGGAGCGATGCGAGATCTACACCGATGTCGACGGGGTCTTCACCGCGGATCCTCGGCTCGTTCCGACCGCGCGGAAACTCGACGAGGTGACCTTTTCTGAGATGCTCGAGCTTGCATCGGCGGGTGCAGGGGTCCTGATGCCCCGTTCGGTGGAGTTCGGGCGGCGGTTCAACATTCCCATCCATGTCCGGTCGTCGTTTCACGATGGCGACGGGACCTGGGTCAAGGAGGAGACAATGGAAGAAGCTGTCGTTCGGGGTATCGCCCACGACGAATCCGAAGCCAAGGTGACCGTCTACGCGGTGCCGGACACACCGGGGGTCGCGGCAAGCCTCTTCGAGGCGCTTGCCGACGCCATGATCAATGTCGACATGATCGTCCAGAATGTCAGCCATGACGGATCGACGGATATCAGCTTCACCGTTCCTGAGCTGTCGTTGGGATCTGCGACCGAGGAATCCGAGAAGGTCGCCGCGGCTGTCGGTGCGGGGGGTGTGACGGTGGACCGCGGCATCGCGAAGATCTCGGTGGTCGGGCTCGGCATGAAGACCGAGTCCGGTGTGGCGGCACGGATGTTCCGGCTGCTGTCGGATCAGGGAATCAACATCGAGATGATCTCGACTTCACCGATCCGGATCTCGTGTGTCGTGAGGAACGACCGCGTCGCCGACGCGGTCAAGGCGCTTCACACGGGGCTTGGCCTCGACGGCGGGCCGGGCTGATGAACCGGCATGCGGCGGCGCGGGTCGCGATCGTGGGGGCGACCGGTGCCGTCGGAACCACCATGCTTGCGATCCTTGCCGAGCGCGGCTTCCCCCTTTCGGATCTCCGGCTCATGGCCTCGCACCGCAGCGCAGGGACGAAGGTTGGAACGCCGTGGGGTGAGCTGACGATCGAGGATCTCGCTCTCGCCGATCCCGCAGGCGTGGATATCGCGCTGTTTTCGGCTGGCGCCGCCCGATCGCTCGAGTATGCGCCGGGCTTCGTCAACGCCGGTGCCGCCGTGATCGACAACTCCTCCGCGTTCCGGATGCGGGAAGATGTGCCCCTCGTGGTGGCAGGCGTGAACGACGCCGCAATCAAAGAGCACAAAGGGATCGTGGCGAATCCGAACTGCACGACGATGACCTTGCTGATGGCTGCCGGTCCGTTGCACCACGCCGCCGGTCTCAAGTTCCTGATGGCCACCTCGTACCAATCGGTGTCGGGAACCGGGCAGACCGGCATCAGGCAGCTCGAGACCGAGGTGGAGTTCTTCGCGGACAGTCATGAGGCCCTCACCACGGG
This window contains:
- a CDS encoding aspartate-semialdehyde dehydrogenase, yielding MNRHAAARVAIVGATGAVGTTMLAILAERGFPLSDLRLMASHRSAGTKVGTPWGELTIEDLALADPAGVDIALFSAGAARSLEYAPGFVNAGAAVIDNSSAFRMREDVPLVVAGVNDAAIKEHKGIVANPNCTTMTLLMAAGPLHHAAGLKFLMATSYQSVSGTGQTGIRQLETEVEFFADSHEALTTGGWEDPGGEVYARPIAFNVVPLAGAITDDGYSDEEWKLVNETRKILERETIAIEPTCVRVPVLVGHAIAATMWFDRRMDLDEAVAILGTARGIQLWDDRRVPTPLDSAGIDDVLVGRLRETTGTAGGISLFAIGDNLRKGAALNAVELAELLVD
- a CDS encoding PHP domain-containing protein, producing MSGLIDLHLHSTRSDGTDSPEQLVELAASCGASAIALVDHDVLDGLGEARSAANRLGIDFIPGTELSVEHNGTKMHMLVYFVDDEPGPLQSKLAWLRAGRHERNDEIIARLNGLGYTIGIDDVRRWAKGKSIGRPHIADALIETGAFHSRDEVFERVLGDGGLAYVERIRLTATDAIELARRSGGVPVVAHPLTIPLGAAEYERLFRELADAGLGGIEAHHASHTRDLREHLTELAHSLGLAATGGSDYHGDRARDFRIGVGLGDLKVPHTAIDELGAQRGERN
- a CDS encoding aspartate kinase, whose translation is MTLVVQKFGGTSLADAGRIRSVAHRVVDTVRSGHAVVAVVSAMGSQTDDLLTLASEVSDRSHPRELDMLLTAGERVTMSLVAMAIQDLDVPATSLTGSQAGILTTGRHGRAEIVEIKADRVRGALDEGKVVIVAGFQGVNPDSRDVTTLGRGGSDATAVALAAALKAERCEIYTDVDGVFTADPRLVPTARKLDEVTFSEMLELASAGAGVLMPRSVEFGRRFNIPIHVRSSFHDGDGTWVKEETMEEAVVRGIAHDESEAKVTVYAVPDTPGVAASLFEALADAMINVDMIVQNVSHDGSTDISFTVPELSLGSATEESEKVAAAVGAGGVTVDRGIAKISVVGLGMKTESGVAARMFRLLSDQGINIEMISTSPIRISCVVRNDRVADAVKALHTGLGLDGGPG
- the hisG gene encoding ATP phosphoribosyltransferase; the protein is MPIGPPDHTAERIGGKGLPLIVKPKTPDTVRFALPKGRTEDSVRALLADAGISLRSGPRGYRPIPSVPWLEAKLLKPQNIVEMLAAGTRDVGFAGADWVAEKQADLVELIDTGLDPVQVVAAAPRDLLDDGVLPDRRLVVASELTRLTTEWVTRRGIDADIIRSYGATEVFPPEDADVIVDISATGETLSEHRLVVIDLVMDSSTRLYASREAMADPAKKQTIEGLVLSIRSVLEARTRAMVELNIAVEMSEALFRILPAMREPTVAPLHGGDALAVKAAVPRSDLPDLIPSLKEAGATDIVVSRLEQIVP